ACAATACACAGTCAGCCCCAACTCACATTTTCATGTCCTCACTCGAAATAACAGTAAAGGCAAGAAATACCCAGAGTTGGTGCAGGACAGAGCCCTGGACAGAGAGGAACAGGCAGAGCTGAGCTTGACCCTCACAGCTCTGGATGGTGGCTCTCCACCTAGGTCAGGAACAGCCATGGTTCGAATCCTAATCCTGGACATCAATGACAATGCCCCCAAATTTGTGAACATCCCCTATGAGGTGCAGGTCCTGGAGAGCAGTCCCCCAGGCTCcccagtcctgactgtcctagcACAGGATGCAGATGCTGGCAACTTTGGGAGAGTTTCCTATGGCTTGTTCCAAGCATCAGATGAAATTCAACAAACTTTCTCAATAAATGAAGTCACAGGAGAAATACGACTGAAAAAGGAATTGGATTTTGAAAAGATTAAATCTTACCACGTGAAAATCGAGGCCACAGATGGAGGAGGTCTTTCTGGGAAGGGAGAGGTGGTGATAGAGGTGGTGGATGTGAACGACAATGCCCCAGAGCTGACCATATCTTCACTGACAAGCTCAGTCCCAGAAAATGCTCCTGAGACCATAATCAGCATCTTCAGAGTTGGAGACAGGGATTCTGGAGAGAATGGAAAGGTTGTTTGTTCTATTCCAGAAAACCTGCCATTCATCCTAAAATCCACTTTCAAGAATTTCTACACTCTGGTGACAGAGAGTccactggacagagagagcagagctgaGTACAACATCACCATCACAGTCACCGACATGGGCACACCCAGGCTCACAACCCAGCACACCATAACTGTGCAGGTGTCTGACGACAACGACAATGCCCCCGCTTTCACCCAAACCTCCTACACCCTGTTTGTCCAGGAGAACAACAGCCCCGCCCTGCACATAGGCACCATCAGTACCACAGACTCAGACTCAGGCTCCAATGCCCACATCACCTACTCTCTCCTGCCCACCCAAGACCCGCAACTTGCTCTATCCTCGCTCATCTCCATCAACGCTGACAACGGACAGATTTTCGCTCTCAGAGCACTGGACTATGAGACCCTGCAGACCTTCGAGTTCCAGGTGGGCGCCATTGACCAAGGCTCTCCTGCGCTCAGCAGCCAGGCACTGGTGCGTGTGCTGGTGCTGGACGCCAACGACAATGCGCCCTTCGTGCTCTACCCGCTGCAGAACGCCTCTGCACCCTGCACAGAGCTGCTGCCCAGGGCGGCAAAGCCAGGCTACCTGGTCACCAAGGTGGTGGCAGTGGACCGCGACTCTGGACAGAAtgcctggctgtccttccagctgCTCAAGGCCACACAACCCGGGCTGTTCAGCGTGTGGGCTCACAATGGCGAGGTGCGCACCTCCAGGTTGCTGAGTGAGCGCGATGCTTCCAagcacaggctgctgctgctggtcaaGGACAATGGAGATCCTCCAAGGTCTGCCAGTGTCACTCTGCATGTGCTGCTGGTGGATGGCTTCTCTCagccctacctgcctctgccagagGTGGCGCACGACCCCGCGCATGACAATGAAGATTTGCTCACATTGTACCTGGTCATTGCCTTGGCTTCTGTGTCTTCCATCTTCCTCTTGTCTGTGCTGCTGTTCGTGGGGGTGAGGCTGTGCAGGAGGGCCAGGGCGGCCTCTCTGGGTGGCTGCTCTGTGCCTGAGGGACACTTTCCTGGTCACCTGGTGGATGTCAGCGGCACTGGGACCCTGTCCCAGAGCTACCAGTATGAGGTATGTTTAACTGGGGACTCTGGGACTGGTGAGTTCAAGTTCCTCAAACCTATGATCCCAGAGCTGTTGGTTCAGGATCCTGGGAGAGAACTTAAAGAAAATCTCCACTGCAGGGATAGCTTTGTGTTCAGCTGAATCGtaggttctcaacctatggatcTGGACCCCTTCTGGAtatgaatgaccctttcacaggggttgcatatcagatatttacattatgagtcataacagtagtaaaattacagttatgaagtagcaacaaaataattttatggtaccaggtcaccacaacatgaggaaatgtattaaagggtcacagtattagggaggttgagaaccaccgaaCTAAGTAATATGAACTCCTAAGTGTTGTACAATTCTTACCTTTTAAGAATGATCTTTTAACGAAGTTCTCCACTGGTCTAACCTGCTTGCATCCTTAATTGCACtgatagtttcttttttattggcATGAAGGTACTAGGCTTTTAGTTGTACTAAGCATATTTCATATATTTCTCCACATATGGGTATCACTTGGTGATTAATACTCCCACCACCCTAAATAACCCAAACAGcataatgttttctttgaattatACACCTAAATGATCTTCTGAGACATTTGACTGCTCTCAAAATATGGTACAATTCATACAAATTTGTGGCTCCTGCCCTTTCCATGTAATTTCATCTTTTCAAAGATTGATTGTTTAAAATTACTTATGTTGACTGGTTCTTTCTGCATGAATGGAAAGCCACATTACATCATGTTCACTTTCAGGCTAAGTGCCTTGAATAGTCAATTCATAAAATGTAAAGTGTATATCAATGTACACAAGGGTTGTGACACTTTTTGTTTGTGAAAATCATGCATGCTAAGGGTCCTATTTACTTGGTTGCAAGTATTCTGGAAATAACACTGCTAAAGTTTTGAATTCTTATTTGATGAAAAATAAGGAGAAAATGTGTAATTTCTcatcccatttataaaataaaattgttaaatcACTGctttgaaataatttcttttgaTAATTAATCTCAGAATCAGAGTTATGTcctatctttctttaaaaaaaggaaaatgcagaGTTATTGAAGGCATcacatttatctttttcttccttatacAATGAAGTCCAAGCATGGTGTAATGTGTGTCTTTTCTGGAAGCTTCTCCTACCTTTCAAATGAGGAAATTTCTTTTGAAGTTTGGATATTCTCTTTGATTCTATTTAttagaaaatttcaaatttttactTTGTGTTACTTGGTGCCTTGGGCAGAATTTATCAATCAGCAAAATTATTCTTCATGGTAAATCATTTTGTTTAATTGTTTAGTATACTCTTCAGCTACTTTGAGTGAAACTgattaataataatgaatatattttgtttgttaataAATTGGAACAGTAGCATACTTACTGGTTTTTAATTGTAGCATTCTGTTGTGTTCAATAAGCCTGGTGAACTGATTGCTTGGTTTCTAACTCATTACACGTACTTAGATAAGTAAGACTGTATCAAAACTCCTTGAACTTTTGGCAGAAAAATGAGCAATTGAAAGGTATTCTTTATATCCCACTGTCTATTTCTAAGTCTTAACTATCAGTCTATGTGAAGTGAAGTAGTTGTATTTTTTACCCATATTCGTCTCCTCAGCAAAGCTACAGAACAATGGAAAAAGCAAATTACAGCAGTGTTTTCTCTTAAAATGTAGATTGTAGTTattattcaattttttaaaaagaaataaataaccaTGAACTTCAGTGAGCCCCACACAGAAGACCTGAAAGTGAGGAGGAAACCTGTTGGGAAGAGGAGCTTTgtcaggaggagggggaaagacaGGAGATTTGGGGTGTAGGAGTAATGTCTGAAGAGATAATAATGGACAGTTTCTACCACTGGTGAGTCTTTGAATATTCGGGGtatgcagagaaacctcatcAGGGTCTGTAAGATGCAAAGCCCACTTGAGCATATCACAGGAAAGCTGCTGAACACAACGTCCAGGACAGGAAAACTATTGCAGCAGCCATATGAAAatgatgtatttcttttaaagtagTATCAGTAAAGCTAAGAAATGACTTTTAAGCATCGATCATGAAACCAAATACAATATCTTTAAATTCCTGGGAAAAAATAGTATTACCAACTCTAACTCCAGCACACATAGCCTTCAAAGTTGGGAATTTTTGACAAAAACTGAGAGAAATGGTAGTGTCACATAAGCACTGAGAGAAATGCTTTTGGTGAATTACTTAGGCAGAAGGAAAACAATCCCAAAATAATTGCAGACTTGTGTCGAGCAGTAAAAAGTAACAGGAAAGGTTACAAGTGAATATTGACCAGGTATTGACTGTATAAAGCCAGAATAGTGGTGTCTTAAAATAATACAAAGGCAGAAGGatagatgtaaagaaaaatgagagaaagcaggaaaagttttaaaaatgaaaaaggagctGGACTTGGTGGTACCCTTCTTCAATATcaacactaaggaggcagaggcaggtgtattactgagtttgaggccagcctgatccacagagaGAAGAGTACTAGACCAgctagggctatgtagtgagaccctgactcaaaaaatttGGTTTTCTAAGCCTGTTAGCTAATAGTCTTACTCCTTTTCCTTCTGATCATTAATTCATGGACATAGTTTGTGTTATAATTTGGGCCTTGGGAGGAGCCTTTTaagattttctctttctttgaaatACCTTTCTCTTCACACAACTATAttacatatttctttatttttactgttttagtAGGCCTTCCTTAAggatattttatgagaaaattaaATCTACTGTTAGAAAAAGTAAAGAGTTTTCTATTTGAATGTTGtgattccttcctcctctttattATTTCTCCCTGGAAACTGTATTTTTTGAGGTTCTCATTCTATTCTCCATACATGTtgactttacatttttatttccccCTGCTGTGCCAGTAGATTGTCTCTATGTCCTCTCAGCTTACCCCGACTCTTTCACCCAACAAAGATGTACAGAGATCTAAAAGTTATGCTTATAAATTGTTTCAATGATAATTTATTTCTAGCTTCATTATTTTTCACAATTAAAGacctcatttaatttttatatttgccTTGGGATTGAGTTCCCATCTTTCATTTCTGCCTTGGTTCCTTTAGATACAAAGCACTGAGATTACCACATCTTCATGATAGAGAAGTCATATGTACACACGCACCTACATAATCTATAGGTGCAAACATATCAGATAAATTACACCCTCGTCTATTCCATCCGCTTTCCGGTTATCACATGTTTAGTGTGAGGAATTACTATCGCTGGCCTTGGCTGTTCTCTCCTCTAGTTTGCTCGTTAGTCTCAGTGCAACGAGAGCAGACTCCTGGGAAAGTCACTTCTTTCCTATGAGTTTTTTTTATATTCAGTCGCTGCTGTGActacctttcttctcctccctgccACTTTTGATGTCattcttgttctttcttattttctcatcCCTCTATTTCTATCTCACTTGAACTAACGATTTAGAGTCAAGGAGCACATTACGTAAGAACTGAGTGTATGTTGAATGTGTGCAGGGtatttcataaaaaagaaaatgtgactgTATTGAGGTGATAAAATCATGTGAACTAATGGGTCATGGCTCTCTTTGATCAGGTTATCATGTTTTTCCACACACAatgcatttatttttgcttttgttaatCTTTAATAAACCAAACTGCCAAGAAGTTATAAGGAAAAATATTGTTGCATTTGATAATTAACGTAAAATGccatttaaaattcaaaactgaagaaaatataaaatctgaTCAATCATATCTATTAGATAAAGGTATTATCAAGTCCATTACACATGTTGAATTATTGCATACACTCATATGAGAACTCATACAAATGTATAAACTTCTGAAAGTAGTCAACATATCACAAATCAGCTGGGTGCCAGCAACTCTGAATGGATTATGACATCCAAACTTCAAAAGGACACTGtaagaaagaaatgataaaacaaacgatttttcttttttaaggcaaTAAAATTCAGATATgtttaagagaaaaaataatgaattacTATTTCTAATGCAATGCAGTTCAGTATTTGAAATTTGACCACTGTAATGCACCACAGCCAtagataaaagagaaacaaaataaccTCAATGAATACAGAAAAATTTATGCAACAAAATTTATCACATAATAATGGATAAAATGTTAGGAAGTGAATGTGGAAAGGAATTTTGAGTATGTTCAAAAATATACAgtagacaggtgtggtggcacatgcttttaatttcagtaggcagaggcaggtagatctctgtgagttcaagatcaatcTGGCCTATGTAGGAAGTTCCAGAACAGCGCAGGCTGCACAGTagaaccctatctcagaaaaactaaacaaatacatGTATTGTAAATATCACTAAAAGTAAATTATTGAAATTTTTCTGCTGGCAATCAACAATGGACGAGGATGCCCATCCTGGCTACTAACAAGTTTATATGACCAGTCTCAACCAGAGGAATAAGGAAAAGAATTAAAAGCCACAACAGAaggaataaaattatatttttaagtgaTGCAATTATATCCATAAAAACCATGAAGACACTGCAATAAGAAGTGATAAATGAAGTCAGGAATGGCAGGAGATGCAAAGTCAACAACATGTATGAGTTCTCTTTAAATGAAGGAAaagtgaaaacatttaaaagcatttaaaatggCTTCCAAATATATAAATTCTTAGAAACAAATCTAATGACAGAGTTGTAAAGCAGGAATATCAAACATTatttagaaaaatgtaaagatTTAAATAAATTGAAGAATGCACAATAGTCTAAGGAAAGACTGTGGTTGGAATGTTGTTTGTCTTTCAATCAATCAATTGAAATTGTAAAATCTTAAGCAAAATTTCAatattctttgtgaatttgatgAGCTGGATATATACTTTGTATTCATATACAAAGGGAAACtaataaagcaaataaatctaaaataaaactgaatataCTATAACA
This Peromyscus eremicus chromosome 19, PerEre_H2_v1, whole genome shotgun sequence DNA region includes the following protein-coding sequences:
- the LOC131895770 gene encoding protocadherin beta-4-like, which produces MEKLERIHPNRQAIPFLFMLVLVQVCSEPTTRYSILEETESGSFVAHLAKDLGLSSGDLSARSARVVSDDYKQRLLLDPVTGDLLLREKLDREELCASVDPCVLHFQVSLEKPVQYFQGELLIQDINDHSPEFPEREMLLKIPENSQPGTLLPLNLAQDLDVGSNGLQQYTVSPNSHFHVLTRNNSKGKKYPELVQDRALDREEQAELSLTLTALDGGSPPRSGTAMVRILILDINDNAPKFVNIPYEVQVLESSPPGSPVLTVLAQDADAGNFGRVSYGLFQASDEIQQTFSINEVTGEIRLKKELDFEKIKSYHVKIEATDGGGLSGKGEVVIEVVDVNDNAPELTISSLTSSVPENAPETIISIFRVGDRDSGENGKVVCSIPENLPFILKSTFKNFYTLVTESPLDRESRAEYNITITVTDMGTPRLTTQHTITVQVSDDNDNAPAFTQTSYTLFVQENNSPALHIGTISTTDSDSGSNAHITYSLLPTQDPQLALSSLISINADNGQIFALRALDYETLQTFEFQVGAIDQGSPALSSQALVRVLVLDANDNAPFVLYPLQNASAPCTELLPRAAKPGYLVTKVVAVDRDSGQNAWLSFQLLKATQPGLFSVWAHNGEVRTSRLLSERDASKHRLLLLVKDNGDPPRSASVTLHVLLVDGFSQPYLPLPEVAHDPAHDNEDLLTLYLVIALASVSSIFLLSVLLFVGVRLCRRARAASLGGCSVPEGHFPGHLVDVSGTGTLSQSYQYEVCLTGDSGTGEFKFLKPMIPELLVQDPGRELKENLHCRDSFVFS